One genomic segment of Salinigranum rubrum includes these proteins:
- a CDS encoding DUF7544 domain-containing protein, whose product MSWDAVDSLDDAREATESLLFPLSWRTWLRLVVVTFFVGGVGGGGGAGQAAQGAVSSPSPPGATLDGATLPTIPTPSLGDVGTVLLAVVVVAVVLALGYAVVGAVMEFVLVESLRRRRVELRRPFRQFLVPGLRLFAFRALVLAGLFASAAVPLLLFVGVLPVSGSRVVLLPLLVAVAGLVWFAGVLVLRLTTDFVVPTMVGEGRTVLSAWRRFAPLCRAAWREVVLYLVVRLVLGAAAALVVGLAVGLGALVVALPFVLVGGAVVATVGLQGVGLVVLVALGAAFSLSVLLLSVVVQVPVVTYFRYYGLLLLGRLDGRLDLVRAS is encoded by the coding sequence ATGTCGTGGGACGCGGTGGACTCGCTGGACGACGCCCGAGAGGCGACGGAGTCGCTCCTCTTTCCCCTCTCGTGGCGGACGTGGCTCCGACTCGTCGTCGTGACGTTCTTCGTCGGCGGGGTCGGTGGCGGCGGCGGTGCCGGACAGGCCGCACAGGGTGCCGTCTCGTCCCCGTCACCGCCGGGGGCGACTCTCGATGGGGCCACGCTCCCCACGATTCCGACGCCCTCGCTCGGCGACGTCGGAACGGTGCTCCTCGCGGTGGTCGTCGTCGCCGTCGTCCTCGCGCTGGGGTACGCCGTCGTCGGGGCGGTCATGGAGTTCGTCCTCGTCGAGTCGCTCCGGAGACGACGGGTCGAACTCCGGCGACCGTTCCGACAGTTCCTCGTCCCGGGCCTCCGCCTGTTCGCCTTCCGGGCGCTCGTGCTCGCGGGACTGTTCGCCAGCGCCGCCGTCCCCCTCCTCCTCTTCGTCGGCGTCCTCCCCGTCTCGGGGAGCAGAGTCGTCCTCCTCCCGCTTCTCGTCGCCGTCGCCGGCCTCGTCTGGTTCGCGGGCGTCCTCGTCCTCCGACTCACGACCGACTTCGTCGTCCCGACGATGGTCGGCGAGGGGCGAACGGTCCTCTCGGCGTGGCGTCGGTTCGCCCCGCTCTGTCGCGCCGCGTGGCGCGAGGTCGTACTCTACCTCGTGGTTCGACTGGTACTCGGTGCCGCCGCCGCACTCGTCGTCGGTCTCGCGGTCGGCCTCGGGGCGCTCGTCGTCGCGCTCCCCTTCGTCCTCGTCGGCGGCGCCGTCGTCGCCACCGTCGGTCTCCAGGGCGTCGGCCTGGTCGTCCTCGTCGCGCTCGGGGCCGCGTTCTCCCTCTCGGTCCTCCTCCTGAGCGTCGTCGTGCAGGTCCCGGTGGTGACGTACTTCCGGTACTACGGACTCCTCCTGCTCGGCCGACTGGACGGCCGACTCGACCTCGTCCGGGCGTCGTGA
- a CDS encoding M24 family metallopeptidase: MIATAHERRTRACQERLREEGAAVAVLAPGANLRYLTDVAETPSERLFCCLLPADGDPVFVVPDLSGAQVRDATWASGVRTWADSEGPTATLEDALADRVPESGRILLDGTMWARHALAVQSALPDRSFGLAEEVLGPLRARKDEAELDALARAGAVADEVMAGLFADADSLVGESEAALAREVERRLADAGGEGVSFEPIVAAGPNGAKPHHHHGSRAVEAGDPVVLDFGTRVDGYPSDITRTVVFGGDPPAEFETVHEVVLEAQTAAVEAVEPGVEARAVDRAARDVIEAAGYGEAFVHRTGHGVGLEIHEEPYLTTESTTTLEPGMTFSVEPGVYLEERFGVRIEDLVVVTDDGCERLNDAPRGWRV, from the coding sequence GTGATCGCGACTGCACACGAGCGGCGAACCCGCGCCTGCCAGGAACGCCTCCGAGAGGAGGGGGCGGCCGTCGCCGTCCTCGCGCCCGGGGCGAACCTCCGGTACCTGACCGACGTGGCCGAGACGCCCTCCGAACGGCTGTTCTGTTGTCTCCTGCCCGCAGATGGCGACCCCGTCTTCGTCGTCCCCGACCTCTCGGGGGCGCAGGTCCGTGACGCGACCTGGGCCTCGGGCGTCCGGACCTGGGCCGACAGCGAGGGACCGACCGCGACGCTCGAAGACGCACTGGCCGACCGTGTCCCCGAGTCCGGTCGAATACTCCTCGACGGGACCATGTGGGCGCGGCACGCTCTCGCCGTCCAGTCGGCCCTCCCCGACCGGTCGTTCGGCCTGGCCGAAGAGGTGCTCGGGCCGCTCCGCGCCCGGAAGGACGAGGCGGAACTCGACGCGCTGGCCCGCGCCGGAGCCGTCGCCGACGAGGTGATGGCGGGGCTCTTCGCCGACGCGGATTCGCTCGTCGGCGAGTCGGAGGCGGCGCTCGCCCGCGAGGTGGAGCGACGACTCGCAGACGCCGGCGGTGAGGGCGTCTCCTTCGAGCCCATCGTCGCCGCCGGGCCGAACGGGGCGAAGCCGCACCACCACCACGGCTCCCGAGCGGTCGAGGCCGGCGACCCGGTCGTCCTCGACTTCGGGACTCGCGTCGACGGCTACCCGAGCGACATCACCCGGACGGTCGTCTTCGGGGGGGACCCGCCCGCGGAGTTCGAGACGGTTCACGAGGTGGTTCTGGAGGCACAGACAGCCGCCGTGGAGGCGGTCGAACCCGGTGTCGAGGCACGCGCGGTCGACCGGGCCGCCCGCGACGTCATCGAGGCGGCCGGGTACGGCGAGGCGTTCGTCCACCGCACCGGCCACGGCGTCGGCCTGGAGATACACGAGGAGCCGTACCTAACAACCGAATCGACGACGACCCTCGAACCGGGGATGACCTTCAGCGTCGAACCCGGGGTCTATCTGGAAGAGCGGTTCGGCGTCCGCATCGAGGACCTCGTCGTCGTCACCGACGACGGCTGCGAGCGGCTGAACGACGCACCGCGCGGCTGGCGGGTCTGA
- a CDS encoding MFS transporter → MSAGRDRSDRLVVFVLWLLVFATGTQALIVAPIIPRIATQLGTDEALLGTLITAYSVSVGVFALVAGPVSDRVGRHRVLLVGSAAMTVALALHWFVWDFASLVAVRALAGVAGGVLNGAAVAYVGDYFAPQRRGWANGWVFSGFAAGQIAGIPLGSLLATGFGFRTPFIAFAALLACGVALVRVVLPVPTVTLSTDRLTVRSAVSGYASLLRRPEIAAATLVFVVMFGGNALYTTYLPTWLESSVGLTAGAVAGMFLVGGVANVLAGPRAGVLSDRVGRKRVIVAASVGVAVVMAATPFVVGGTVAAYVTFFLAMGLFASRATPFQTLLTELVSGDRRGSLMSLTVGVGQVGSGVGGAVAGVAFVSVGYAGSAAAAAVAMVLIGALIWVYLPETTHSGEGNQGPGGGEAGEPAATPPQSPVVAARRTIGPGESICGPTAECGYCADDD, encoded by the coding sequence GTGAGCGCGGGAAGGGACCGGTCCGACCGTCTCGTCGTCTTCGTCCTCTGGTTGCTCGTGTTCGCGACGGGGACGCAGGCGCTCATCGTCGCCCCCATCATCCCCCGCATCGCGACGCAACTCGGAACCGACGAGGCGCTTCTCGGCACCCTCATCACCGCCTACTCGGTGAGCGTCGGCGTCTTCGCGCTCGTCGCCGGCCCCGTCTCGGACCGCGTCGGCCGCCACCGGGTCCTCCTCGTCGGTTCGGCCGCCATGACGGTCGCGCTCGCGCTCCACTGGTTCGTCTGGGACTTCGCCTCGCTCGTCGCCGTTCGGGCGCTCGCCGGCGTCGCCGGGGGCGTGCTCAACGGGGCGGCGGTCGCGTACGTCGGCGATTACTTCGCACCACAGCGGCGAGGCTGGGCGAACGGCTGGGTGTTCAGCGGCTTCGCCGCCGGACAGATCGCCGGCATCCCGCTTGGGTCGTTGCTCGCGACGGGGTTCGGCTTCCGCACGCCGTTCATCGCCTTCGCCGCCCTCCTCGCCTGTGGGGTCGCCCTCGTTCGGGTGGTGCTCCCGGTGCCGACCGTGACGCTCTCGACCGACCGCCTCACCGTCCGGAGCGCGGTCTCGGGCTACGCGAGCCTCCTCCGCCGACCCGAAATCGCCGCCGCGACGCTCGTCTTTGTCGTGATGTTCGGCGGCAACGCGCTGTACACGACGTACCTCCCGACGTGGCTCGAATCGTCGGTCGGACTGACCGCCGGTGCCGTCGCCGGGATGTTCCTCGTCGGCGGCGTGGCGAACGTGCTCGCGGGGCCGCGGGCGGGCGTCCTCTCCGACAGAGTGGGCAGAAAGCGCGTCATCGTCGCGGCGAGCGTCGGCGTCGCGGTCGTCATGGCCGCCACCCCGTTCGTCGTGGGCGGGACGGTCGCCGCCTACGTCACCTTCTTCCTCGCGATGGGTCTGTTCGCCTCGCGGGCGACGCCGTTCCAGACGCTCCTCACGGAACTCGTCTCCGGCGACCGCCGCGGGTCGCTGATGAGCCTCACGGTCGGCGTCGGACAGGTCGGCTCCGGCGTCGGCGGGGCGGTCGCCGGGGTCGCGTTCGTCTCGGTCGGCTACGCCGGCAGCGCGGCCGCGGCCGCCGTCGCGATGGTCCTCATCGGCGCGCTCATCTGGGTGTACCTCCCCGAGACGACCCACTCCGGCGAGGGGAACCAAGGGCCCGGAGGGGGTGAAGCGGGCGAACCGGCCGCGACGCCGCCGCAGTCTCCCGTCGTCGCCGCGCGGCGGACGATCGGTCCCGGCGAGAGCATCTGCGGGCCGACCGCCGAGTGCGGCTACTGCGCCGACGACGACTGA
- a CDS encoding serine hydrolase domain-containing protein, whose translation MARLSSEDRERLRAAFDRQLDVGLHEGAQLAVYVDGELAVDVAGGTDGRGNDTTPDTRHLVFSCTKPYAGVGLHQLVEAGELDYDDRVVDHWPEFADGGEKAEITVRQVLSHTAGVPASDLDQQPAKWGDWDAVVEAMEAVEPQFSPGEQPAYHTFTYGWLVGELIRRASGQPVDEYVQEHVFDPLDMDRTAIGLREGEEDDVALLSGFEVFDRCRDPGEGLGIPASESAAAFNEEAVHRAVIPAANGVGTARDMARFYACIANGGALEGTRLLEDETVAEATRTHAETDSDGTLSRPARYALGFWTGGLANDMFGSASHERMVGHAGLGSVFGWADLDSNVGFAYVTNGIREESWEHAARVAGLSDAVRLLLD comes from the coding sequence ATGGCTCGACTCAGTTCCGAAGACCGCGAGCGACTCCGTGCGGCGTTCGACAGACAACTCGACGTCGGCCTCCACGAGGGGGCGCAGTTGGCCGTCTACGTCGACGGGGAACTCGCCGTCGACGTCGCAGGCGGCACCGACGGCCGTGGGAACGACACCACCCCGGACACGCGACACCTCGTCTTCTCGTGTACGAAGCCCTACGCGGGCGTCGGTCTCCACCAACTCGTCGAAGCCGGCGAACTCGACTACGACGACCGGGTCGTCGACCACTGGCCCGAGTTCGCCGACGGCGGCGAGAAGGCCGAGATAACCGTTCGGCAGGTGCTGAGCCACACGGCGGGGGTTCCGGCGAGCGACCTCGATCAGCAGCCCGCAAAGTGGGGCGACTGGGACGCGGTCGTCGAGGCGATGGAGGCCGTCGAGCCGCAGTTTTCGCCGGGCGAGCAGCCCGCGTACCACACGTTCACCTACGGCTGGCTCGTCGGCGAGTTGATTCGAAGGGCGAGCGGCCAACCCGTCGACGAGTACGTTCAGGAGCACGTGTTCGACCCGCTGGACATGGACCGGACCGCCATCGGCCTGCGCGAGGGCGAGGAGGACGACGTCGCGCTGCTCTCGGGGTTCGAAGTCTTCGACCGCTGCCGCGACCCCGGCGAGGGACTCGGCATCCCGGCGTCGGAATCCGCGGCGGCGTTCAACGAGGAGGCGGTCCACCGCGCCGTCATCCCGGCCGCGAACGGCGTCGGGACCGCCCGCGACATGGCGCGTTTCTACGCCTGTATCGCGAACGGTGGCGCGTTGGAGGGGACACGGCTCCTCGAAGACGAAACGGTCGCGGAGGCGACGCGGACGCACGCCGAGACGGACAGCGACGGGACGCTCTCGCGGCCGGCGCGGTACGCGCTCGGCTTCTGGACGGGCGGCCTCGCGAACGACATGTTCGGCTCGGCCAGCCACGAACGGATGGTCGGCCACGCGGGGCTCGGGAGCGTCTTCGGCTGGGCCGACCTCGATTCGAACGTCGGCTTCGCGTACGTCACGAACGGCATCCGCGAGGAGTCGTGGGAGCACGCGGCGCGGGTGGCGGGGCTCTCGGACGCGGTGCGACTACTGCTCGACTGA
- a CDS encoding phosphotransacetylase family protein yields MTQTLLVTSTGESTGKTAITLALGLLAKERGHDVGYMKPKGTRLQSNVGKTLDRDPMLARDLLDLDSEMHQMEPIVYSPTFVQGAIRGQEEPEALADNVREQYDAIAEGKDLVLVEGGGHYTVGGIVDLTDPQVADLLDARVLLVADYADPGDLDSVLAAADDIGARLEGVLFNRVGDSAYDELENDVVPFLESRGVPVVGIVPRVQDLAGVTVADLASELGAEIVNDAPTDAFVERFLVGAMGGDEALRYFRRTKDAAVITGGDRAEIHTAALEAPGVKCLLLTGAHRPPGAVIGKAEQKGVPVLMVSGDTLSVVERCEDVVHSGRTRDAETVERMRTLLFEHADVDSLVGDEGGGKGEGEGEA; encoded by the coding sequence ATGACCCAGACACTACTCGTCACCTCGACCGGAGAGAGCACAGGCAAGACGGCCATCACCCTCGCGCTCGGCCTCCTCGCGAAGGAGCGCGGCCACGACGTCGGTTACATGAAGCCGAAGGGGACGCGCCTGCAGTCGAACGTCGGCAAGACGCTCGACCGCGACCCGATGCTCGCGCGCGACCTCCTCGACCTCGACTCGGAGATGCACCAGATGGAGCCCATCGTCTACTCGCCGACGTTCGTCCAGGGCGCCATCCGCGGCCAGGAGGAACCAGAGGCCCTCGCCGACAACGTCCGCGAGCAGTACGACGCCATCGCCGAGGGGAAGGACCTCGTCCTCGTCGAGGGCGGCGGTCACTACACCGTCGGCGGCATCGTGGACCTCACCGACCCGCAGGTCGCCGACCTCCTCGACGCACGGGTGCTTCTCGTCGCCGACTACGCCGACCCGGGTGACCTCGACAGCGTCCTCGCGGCCGCGGACGACATCGGCGCTCGCCTGGAGGGCGTCCTGTTCAACCGCGTCGGCGACTCGGCGTACGACGAACTCGAAAACGACGTCGTCCCGTTCCTCGAATCGCGCGGCGTTCCCGTCGTCGGTATCGTGCCGCGCGTGCAGGACCTGGCGGGCGTCACCGTCGCCGACCTCGCCTCGGAACTCGGAGCCGAAATCGTCAACGACGCCCCGACCGACGCGTTCGTCGAGCGCTTCCTCGTCGGGGCGATGGGCGGCGACGAGGCGCTCCGCTACTTCCGGCGGACGAAGGACGCCGCGGTCATCACCGGCGGCGACCGCGCGGAGATTCACACGGCCGCGCTGGAGGCGCCGGGCGTGAAGTGCCTGCTCCTCACCGGCGCACACCGCCCGCCGGGTGCGGTCATCGGCAAGGCCGAACAGAAAGGCGTGCCCGTCCTGATGGTCAGCGGCGACACGCTGTCGGTCGTCGAGCGCTGTGAGGACGTCGTCCACAGCGGGCGGACCCGCGACGCGGAGACGGTCGAGCGGATGCGCACGCTCCTGTTCGAGCACGCCGACGTCGACTCGCTCGTCGGAGACGAGGGCGGCGGCAAGGGCGAGGGAGAAGGCGAGGCGTAA
- a CDS encoding acetate--CoA ligase family protein produces MGELAALFAPERVAVVGATDREGSVGRAITENLLADFEGTVVPVNPKRDEVLGRPCVASMKEADADLAVVVVPPSVAVEVVREAGESGVQHVVVITAGFGETGSDGAAREEELRSVAEEYDLNLVGPNSLGVLSTRRGMNATFGPDNALPGRMSFMSQSGAFITAVLDWANDQGIGFKDVVSLGNKAVLDEADFVSEWGDDPETDVIIGYLEGIEEGRKFIDTAREVTQETPVVLVKSGRTDAGAQAASSHTGTLAGSEQAYETGLDQAGVIRADSVQELFDAARVLESQPLPENDEVAIITNAGGPGVMSTDAVGDSRLGMASFSEETLDAFSESLPEEGNIYNPVDIVGDADNARFEEALDVALGDENVGCVLVLSCPTAVLDYEQLARDTVSLQEEHGKPVAACFMGGARVEAAADVLEEAGIPNYFDPARAVEGLDALVRFKEISRREYDDPTTFDVDREVAREILGRAVERDEPRMGVEAMDLLDAYGIPIPEGGIATDPTEALSLAEPIDGDVVMKIVSPDILHKSDIGGVRVGVPNEEVYDAYEDLVTRARNYQPDAEILGVQVQEMVDLDSGVETIVGMNRDPQFGPLMMFGLGGIFVEVLEDTTFRVAPVTETEADEMTGEINAAPLLRGARGRDPVDVDAVAETIQRLSQLVTDFPAILELDINPLVAMPGGAQAVDVRLTVDLDELDVEEPKEKTLTEPDQ; encoded by the coding sequence ATGGGAGAGCTAGCTGCACTGTTTGCCCCCGAACGCGTCGCCGTCGTCGGCGCCACGGACCGCGAGGGGTCGGTCGGCCGCGCCATCACGGAGAACCTCCTCGCCGACTTCGAGGGGACGGTCGTTCCCGTGAACCCGAAGCGCGACGAGGTGCTCGGCCGCCCCTGCGTCGCCTCGATGAAAGAGGCCGACGCCGACCTCGCCGTGGTCGTCGTCCCTCCGTCCGTCGCCGTCGAAGTCGTCCGCGAGGCGGGCGAGAGCGGCGTCCAGCACGTCGTCGTCATCACCGCCGGATTCGGCGAGACGGGCAGCGACGGCGCCGCGCGCGAAGAGGAACTGCGAAGCGTCGCCGAGGAGTACGACCTGAACCTCGTCGGTCCGAACTCCCTCGGCGTGCTGTCCACACGACGCGGGATGAACGCGACGTTCGGCCCGGACAACGCCCTGCCGGGCCGGATGTCGTTCATGTCCCAGTCGGGCGCGTTCATCACGGCCGTCCTCGACTGGGCCAACGACCAGGGTATCGGCTTCAAAGACGTCGTCTCCTTGGGAAACAAGGCGGTCCTCGACGAGGCGGACTTCGTGAGCGAGTGGGGTGACGACCCCGAGACGGACGTGATAATCGGGTACCTCGAAGGCATCGAAGAGGGGAGGAAGTTCATCGACACCGCCCGCGAGGTGACACAGGAGACGCCCGTGGTGCTCGTCAAATCGGGGCGGACCGACGCGGGCGCGCAGGCCGCCTCCTCGCACACCGGGACGCTCGCCGGCAGCGAGCAGGCGTACGAGACCGGACTGGACCAGGCGGGCGTCATCCGCGCCGACTCGGTCCAGGAACTGTTCGACGCCGCGCGCGTCCTCGAATCACAGCCGCTCCCCGAGAACGACGAGGTGGCCATCATCACGAACGCCGGCGGCCCCGGCGTCATGTCGACGGACGCCGTCGGCGATTCGCGGCTGGGAATGGCCTCCTTCTCCGAGGAAACGCTCGACGCCTTCTCGGAGTCGCTCCCCGAGGAGGGGAACATCTACAACCCCGTCGACATCGTCGGCGACGCCGACAACGCGAGATTCGAAGAGGCGCTCGACGTCGCGCTGGGGGACGAGAACGTCGGCTGCGTGCTCGTCCTCTCGTGTCCGACGGCGGTGCTGGACTACGAACAACTCGCCCGCGACACCGTCTCGCTGCAGGAGGAGCACGGAAAGCCCGTCGCCGCCTGTTTCATGGGCGGGGCCCGCGTCGAGGCGGCTGCCGACGTCCTCGAGGAGGCGGGTATCCCCAACTACTTCGACCCGGCCCGCGCCGTCGAGGGCCTCGACGCGCTCGTCCGGTTCAAGGAGATTTCGCGCCGCGAGTACGACGACCCCACGACGTTCGACGTCGACCGCGAGGTGGCCCGGGAGATTCTCGGGCGGGCCGTCGAGCGCGACGAGCCCCGGATGGGCGTCGAGGCGATGGACCTCCTCGACGCGTACGGGATTCCCATTCCGGAGGGCGGCATCGCGACCGACCCGACGGAGGCGCTGAGCCTCGCCGAACCCATCGACGGCGACGTCGTGATGAAAATCGTCTCGCCCGACATCCTCCACAAGTCCGACATCGGCGGCGTCCGCGTCGGCGTCCCGAACGAGGAGGTGTACGACGCCTACGAGGACCTCGTCACGAGAGCGCGGAACTACCAGCCCGACGCCGAGATACTCGGCGTACAGGTCCAGGAGATGGTCGACCTCGATTCCGGGGTGGAGACCATCGTCGGCATGAACCGCGACCCGCAGTTCGGCCCGCTCATGATGTTCGGCCTCGGCGGCATCTTCGTCGAGGTGCTGGAGGACACGACGTTCCGCGTCGCACCAGTGACAGAAACGGAAGCCGACGAGATGACCGGCGAGATAAACGCCGCGCCGCTCCTCAGAGGCGCCCGCGGACGGGACCCCGTCGACGTCGACGCCGTCGCCGAAACGATCCAGCGCCTCTCACAGCTGGTGACCGACTTCCCCGCCATCCTCGAACTCGACATCAACCCGCTCGTGGCGATGCCCGGCGGGGCACAGGCGGTCGACGTTCGGCTCACCGTCGACCTCGACGAACTCGACGTCGAAGAACCGAAAGAGAAGACCCTCACGGAGCCCGACCAATGA